A single window of Rickettsiella endosymbiont of Dermanyssus gallinae DNA harbors:
- the ispF gene encoding 2-C-methyl-D-erythritol 2,4-cyclodiphosphate synthase has translation MTNDSNLRIGYGVDVHAFASGDHITLGGVTIPYHVGLRAHSDGDVVIHALVDALLGACALGDIGQHFPDTESRWKGCSSRIFLKESVRMLQERNFSIANVDITVLAEAPKLSQYREAIRANLADDMSIALNQVNIKATTTEKLGFIGRKEGIAATAIVLIQKQANN, from the coding sequence TTGCAAGTGGTGATCACATCACCTTAGGCGGAGTCACTATCCCCTACCACGTGGGTCTGCGCGCCCATTCTGATGGTGATGTGGTCATTCATGCTTTAGTCGACGCCTTATTAGGCGCCTGTGCCTTAGGTGATATAGGCCAACATTTCCCCGATACGGAGAGTCGCTGGAAAGGCTGTAGCAGCCGGATTTTTTTAAAAGAGTCTGTCAGGATGTTGCAAGAAAGAAATTTTTCTATCGCTAATGTCGATATCACCGTTTTGGCAGAAGCCCCCAAACTCAGTCAATACCGAGAAGCAATAAGAGCCAATCTAGCCGACGATATGTCAATTGCCCTCAATCAAGTCAATATTAAAGCTACCACCACAGAAAAGCTGGGCTTTATTGGACGCAAGGAAGGGATAGCCGCTACGGCTATCGTACTTATACAGAAACAAGCCAACAACTAA
- a CDS encoding MFS transporter, with translation MYNNDAVLTDSVPYTLTRKKQLLLASIICTLAAMFYMYEFILQVSPAVMTNELMRDLNLNAASLGTMAAFYYYSYTPMQLPAGLLYDRFGPRRLITLAVLICAIGALLFGSTHSVFTASIGRFFMGIGSAFSFIGALLLVSRWFPPHYFALLTGLVQLMSSVGAIAGQVPLASAINHWGWRSTIMTLSLIGAFLALLIWTIVRDSPETVSQRQKFQRSPKTNELKRLKQVCNNRQTWFIALYSFAIWAPITAFAALWGIPFLVANYGITTEAASKASAMIWLGIGIGSPLFGWVSDKIKSRSIPLSLSALLGIISLSIVIYGPHLPITWLYITLFIFGLGASGQALSFGVVKDNNPPSVVGTAIGLNNMAVVAGGALFQPLIGILLYYNWGGAMQDGRPFYGAADYQKALIILPLCYILALIVSRFLLRETHCKQQFPNETAATL, from the coding sequence ATGTACAACAATGACGCAGTTTTAACAGACAGTGTTCCCTATACTTTAACAAGGAAAAAGCAACTTCTTCTCGCCTCCATTATTTGCACCCTCGCCGCCATGTTTTACATGTATGAATTTATCTTACAAGTTTCTCCGGCAGTGATGACAAACGAATTGATGCGTGACTTAAATCTGAATGCCGCTAGTTTAGGCACCATGGCTGCATTCTACTACTATTCCTATACCCCAATGCAATTACCTGCCGGGTTACTCTATGATCGTTTTGGACCTAGACGCTTGATCACACTTGCAGTTTTAATCTGCGCCATCGGCGCTTTATTATTCGGCTCAACACATAGTGTTTTCACAGCATCAATAGGCCGGTTTTTTATGGGAATTGGTTCTGCGTTTTCATTTATTGGCGCTTTGCTTCTTGTTTCCCGTTGGTTTCCCCCACATTATTTCGCCTTACTGACAGGACTTGTGCAGTTAATGAGTTCAGTAGGTGCTATTGCAGGTCAAGTTCCTTTAGCCTCTGCGATTAATCATTGGGGATGGCGTTCAACCATTATGACTTTATCGCTTATCGGTGCTTTTTTAGCATTACTTATTTGGACAATTGTTCGTGATAGCCCTGAAACCGTTTCACAACGTCAAAAGTTTCAACGTTCGCCTAAAACAAATGAATTGAAACGCTTGAAACAAGTTTGTAATAATCGGCAAACCTGGTTCATTGCACTGTATTCTTTTGCTATATGGGCACCTATTACTGCATTTGCTGCGCTATGGGGCATTCCTTTTCTTGTTGCAAACTATGGCATTACGACAGAAGCAGCCTCAAAAGCAAGTGCTATGATTTGGCTAGGCATAGGAATAGGCAGTCCTTTATTCGGTTGGGTTTCAGATAAAATAAAATCTCGTTCTATCCCGCTCAGCCTCTCTGCATTACTTGGGATTATTAGCCTTAGTATCGTTATTTATGGCCCTCATCTACCCATCACCTGGCTATACATTACTTTATTTATTTTCGGTTTGGGGGCGTCCGGTCAAGCGTTATCGTTTGGTGTTGTCAAAGATAATAACCCTCCCTCCGTTGTGGGGACAGCCATTGGTTTAAATAATATGGCGGTCGTAGCGGGTGGCGCGTTATTCCAACCGCTTATAGGTATTTTATTATATTATAATTGGGGTGGTGCTATGCAGGACGGCAGACCATTCTATGGCGCAGCTGATTACCAAAAAGCACTTATTATTTTACCTTTGTGTTATATTTTAGCACTGATTGTCAGTCGCTTTTTACTTCGAGAAACCCATTGCAAACAACAGTTTCCTAATGAAACCGCTGCTACACTCTAA
- a CDS encoding MFS transporter — translation MTKPLATQKPTLLAAIICILASSFYMYEFILQISPGVMTRELIHDLGLNAVGLGTMAAFYYYAYTPMQLPAGFLFDRFGPRRLITAATFTCAVGALIFGTTHSIAIASAGRFMMGMGSAFSFIGTLVLVSRWFPARYFAFLTGLVELMSCIGAIVGETPLAIAVGHWGWRHTIITLSMIGMVLAALIWLIVRDSPEVVSKGKKFQSTSDKTFIQSLRQVGRNNQTWFIALYSFMVWAPITAFAALWGVPFLVAAYGISTQAASTACTMIWLAIGIGCPILGWWSDKVGLRGMPLKFAACLGIIGLIPVIYIPHLPSFWLYFCLFLFGLAASGQSLAFGVVKDNNHANVAGTAIGINNMATVAGGALFQPVIGLFLHLYWNGATHNGIPFYDAADYRKAFIVLPLCYFFAFLIGKFLILETHCQPQHNDGP, via the coding sequence ATGACAAAACCTTTAGCCACACAAAAACCTACCTTGCTTGCAGCTATTATCTGTATCCTTGCGTCTTCGTTCTACATGTATGAGTTCATACTGCAAATTTCACCCGGCGTAATGACTCGAGAGCTCATTCACGATTTAGGGCTCAATGCTGTCGGTTTGGGCACGATGGCTGCCTTTTACTATTATGCTTACACACCCATGCAACTGCCCGCAGGTTTTTTATTCGATCGTTTTGGGCCACGACGTTTAATAACAGCCGCAACGTTTACCTGTGCAGTCGGTGCTTTAATTTTTGGAACAACCCATAGTATTGCTATTGCTTCGGCAGGTCGCTTTATGATGGGCATGGGTTCAGCTTTCTCATTTATAGGTACCTTAGTACTTGTTTCTCGTTGGTTCCCTGCTCGTTACTTTGCTTTTCTAACCGGATTAGTCGAATTAATGAGTTGTATAGGCGCCATTGTTGGTGAAACACCTTTAGCCATTGCGGTAGGTCATTGGGGATGGCGGCATACCATCATCACCTTATCTATGATAGGGATGGTATTAGCTGCCCTTATTTGGCTTATAGTGCGCGATAGTCCAGAGGTCGTATCTAAAGGTAAGAAATTTCAATCAACTTCAGACAAAACCTTTATACAAAGCTTAAGGCAAGTGGGCCGCAATAATCAAACCTGGTTTATTGCACTTTATTCTTTTATGGTATGGGCGCCTATTACTGCTTTTGCTGCTTTATGGGGAGTTCCTTTTCTTGTTGCTGCCTATGGTATTAGTACACAGGCCGCCTCAACCGCTTGTACCATGATCTGGCTTGCGATTGGGATTGGTTGTCCCATTCTAGGTTGGTGGTCAGATAAAGTAGGTTTGCGAGGTATGCCTTTAAAATTTGCGGCATGTCTTGGTATTATTGGTCTAATACCGGTTATCTACATTCCCCATCTTCCTTCATTTTGGCTTTATTTTTGTTTATTTTTATTTGGTCTAGCCGCCTCTGGGCAATCACTCGCTTTTGGGGTCGTCAAAGATAATAATCATGCGAATGTGGCTGGCACAGCCATTGGCATAAACAATATGGCAACTGTCGCCGGCGGTGCGCTATTCCAGCCAGTCATTGGCTTATTTCTACATCTCTATTGGAACGGCGCGACGCACAATGGCATACCTTTTTATGATGCTGCAGATTACCGTAAAGCATTTATAGTGTTACCGCTTTGTTATTTCTTTGCTTTTTTAATTGGGAAATTCTTGATACTAGAAACCCATTGTCAACCGCAACACAACGATGGCCCGTAG
- the rlmE gene encoding 23S rRNA (uridine(2552)-2'-O)-methyltransferase RlmE produces the protein MARSKSSQRWLKQHFSDPYVKRAHQEGLRSRSAYKLLEIQEKNKLIKPGMVIVDLGAAPGGWSQVAAKLVGEKGKVYALDILPMPPLPEVDFIQGDFRDEAVLQQLLDHLQPIPVDLVISDMAPNLSGMRTVDQPRAMCLAELALDFAQRVLKPKGGFIIKTFQGEGFEAYLRLLRQLFKTVSIRKPASSRGASAEVYLVATGYHLQNNGLNS, from the coding sequence ATGGCCCGTAGTAAAAGTAGCCAGCGTTGGCTTAAACAACACTTTAGTGACCCTTACGTAAAACGCGCGCATCAGGAAGGTCTACGTTCAAGATCAGCCTACAAGCTATTAGAAATACAAGAAAAAAATAAACTGATTAAACCAGGCATGGTGATCGTCGATCTGGGCGCAGCACCTGGGGGATGGTCTCAAGTAGCCGCTAAGTTAGTAGGTGAAAAAGGCAAAGTCTATGCACTCGATATTTTACCCATGCCACCTTTACCCGAAGTGGACTTCATACAGGGTGATTTTCGTGACGAAGCCGTTCTACAACAACTGCTAGATCACCTGCAACCTATACCGGTGGATCTTGTTATTTCAGATATGGCCCCCAATTTAAGTGGTATGCGAACTGTTGATCAACCCCGGGCGATGTGCCTTGCTGAATTGGCGCTGGATTTTGCCCAACGCGTATTAAAGCCAAAAGGTGGGTTTATTATTAAAACCTTTCAAGGTGAAGGCTTTGAAGCTTATTTACGATTGTTGCGGCAGCTATTTAAAACCGTTTCTATTCGTAAGCCAGCCTCTTCTAGAGGCGCATCAGCGGAAGTTTATTTAGTCGCTACCGGTTACCATTTACAAAATAATGGACTAAACTCCTGA
- the ftsH gene encoding ATP-dependent zinc metalloprotease FtsH: MNDMLKNLFLWLIIAVILISVFNNLEPRHNAGERLTYSEFLHNVQQGNVQSVTIQSNQVIKGQLLSDKAFTSYMPITDQYLLPELIKKGVNVKGEPPQQESFLMRIFINWFPMLLLIGVWIFFMRQMGGAGGKGAMSFGRSRARLLGEDQVKVTFADVAGAEEAKEEVSELVEFLKDPAKFQKLGGKIPRGVLLMGPPGTGKTLLARAVAGEAKVPFFTISGSDFVEMFVGVGASRVRDMFEQAKKQAPCIIFIDEIDAVGRHRGAGLGGGHDEREQTLNQLLVEMDGFEGNEGVIVMAATNRPDVLDPALLRPGRFDRQVIVGLPDIRGREQILKVHLKKVPYGQDVNPDIIARGTPGFSGADLANLVNEAALFAARENKATVDMIDLEKAKDKVMMGAERRSMVMNEKEKELTAYHEAGHAIVGRLVPEHDPVYKVTIIPRGKALGVTMFLPEEDRYSYTKQRLESQIASLFGGRIAEALIFGPEQVTTGASNDIQRATEIARNMITKWGLSERLGPLTYHQDNDEVFLGHQITKNNKFSDDTAHLIDEESRTIIDRNYKLAKAILQENENKLHMMAEALIKYETIDSVQIDDIMEGKPPREPQGWSDNGNKAKKVVRSKTSETDTKIASGPDAVDGAIS, from the coding sequence TTGAACGACATGCTAAAAAATCTATTTCTTTGGTTGATCATTGCTGTCATCCTCATCTCTGTCTTTAACAATCTAGAGCCGCGTCATAATGCCGGAGAGCGTTTGACCTATTCTGAATTTCTACACAACGTTCAGCAGGGAAATGTACAATCCGTCACTATCCAAAGCAATCAGGTCATTAAAGGTCAACTACTGAGTGACAAAGCATTCACCAGCTATATGCCTATTACTGACCAATATTTACTACCTGAGCTGATCAAAAAAGGCGTCAACGTAAAAGGCGAACCACCGCAACAAGAAAGCTTTTTGATGCGCATTTTTATTAACTGGTTCCCAATGCTGTTATTGATTGGTGTCTGGATATTTTTTATGCGCCAGATGGGTGGCGCAGGCGGAAAAGGGGCTATGTCGTTTGGCCGAAGCCGCGCTCGATTGCTGGGTGAAGATCAAGTCAAAGTCACCTTTGCCGATGTAGCAGGCGCTGAAGAAGCCAAAGAAGAAGTCAGTGAGCTGGTTGAGTTTCTAAAAGATCCCGCTAAATTTCAAAAATTAGGCGGAAAGATACCTCGTGGGGTTTTATTGATGGGTCCTCCGGGAACCGGTAAAACCTTGTTAGCGCGCGCTGTCGCGGGCGAAGCAAAAGTGCCTTTCTTCACCATTTCAGGCTCAGACTTTGTTGAAATGTTTGTGGGGGTCGGTGCATCCCGTGTACGCGATATGTTTGAGCAAGCTAAGAAACAAGCGCCTTGCATCATCTTCATCGATGAAATCGATGCGGTAGGTCGTCATCGAGGCGCTGGTCTAGGCGGTGGGCATGATGAGCGTGAACAAACACTTAACCAACTTCTGGTAGAAATGGATGGGTTTGAAGGAAATGAAGGTGTTATCGTCATGGCAGCCACTAATCGTCCAGACGTTTTAGACCCTGCCTTATTAAGACCAGGTCGTTTCGACCGGCAAGTTATTGTTGGACTTCCCGATATCCGTGGCCGAGAACAAATCCTTAAAGTTCACCTGAAAAAAGTCCCTTATGGACAGGATGTGAACCCCGATATTATCGCCCGAGGAACACCAGGATTCTCAGGAGCCGATTTAGCTAACTTGGTCAATGAAGCCGCTTTATTTGCTGCACGTGAAAATAAAGCGACGGTCGATATGATCGATTTAGAAAAGGCTAAAGATAAAGTAATGATGGGCGCCGAAAGACGTTCCATGGTGATGAATGAAAAAGAAAAAGAGCTCACCGCCTATCATGAGGCTGGCCATGCCATTGTAGGTCGATTAGTCCCTGAGCATGACCCTGTCTACAAAGTCACTATTATTCCTCGTGGTAAAGCCCTCGGTGTTACCATGTTTCTTCCTGAAGAGGATCGATATAGCTATACCAAGCAACGCTTAGAAAGCCAAATCGCTAGCTTATTTGGTGGCCGAATCGCTGAAGCGTTAATTTTTGGCCCCGAGCAAGTAACTACCGGCGCCTCAAACGATATTCAACGTGCGACTGAGATTGCACGCAACATGATTACGAAATGGGGTCTTTCTGAACGTCTTGGTCCATTGACTTATCACCAAGATAATGACGAAGTCTTTTTAGGTCATCAAATTACTAAAAACAATAAATTCTCGGATGACACAGCACATTTAATTGATGAAGAAAGCCGAACCATCATCGATCGCAATTACAAGTTAGCTAAAGCAATTTTACAAGAAAACGAGAACAAATTACATATGATGGCGGAAGCGCTCATCAAATATGAAACGATTGATTCTGTTCAAATCGATGACATTATGGAAGGAAAGCCGCCTCGTGAACCACAAGGTTGGAGTGATAACGGGAATAAAGCAAAAAAAGTAGTTAGATCAAAAACTTCTGAAACGGATACAAAAATAGCGTCGGGACCAGACGCTGTTGATGGCGCTATAAGTTAG
- the glmM gene encoding phosphoglucosamine mutase produces MTSPARKYFGTDGIRGKVGDYPITPEFVLKLGWAIGRVLANGDNKILIGKDTRISGYMFESALEAGLSAAGADIYLLGPMPTPAIAYLTADLGAQAGIVISASHNPYDDNGIKFFSYAGTKLPDSIECAIEAQLDNPLTTVEPAKLGRAHRIEDAKSRYVNFCKSTLPKNTRFNSFKIVLDCANGATYHIAPALFSELGADITVLGVTPNGLNINMDCGSTHLGMLQKTVLEKKADIGIAFDGDGDRVLMVDHCGEIVDGDELLFLLAQHGVHSNTVQGGIVGTAMSNLGLEQALQKLGLAFVRAPVGDRYVNEHLQATGWQLGGEASGHIISRNLIKTGDGIIIALQILVALQAAKQSLHAAKKGMQKFPQKLINIPVKKPLLTAESATVKKAVAEAENKLSTRGRVLLRPSGTEPVVRIMVEGEDAQQVQGIAEQLAEIVKTA; encoded by the coding sequence ATGACAAGTCCAGCCCGGAAGTACTTTGGAACCGACGGAATACGTGGCAAAGTGGGTGATTATCCTATTACTCCGGAATTTGTCTTAAAACTTGGCTGGGCAATTGGTCGAGTCTTAGCAAATGGAGATAATAAAATCCTCATTGGCAAAGATACGCGTATTTCCGGCTACATGTTTGAATCCGCTTTAGAAGCGGGTTTATCTGCCGCTGGCGCCGATATATATCTTTTAGGGCCTATGCCAACACCTGCCATTGCCTACTTAACCGCTGACTTAGGCGCTCAAGCAGGTATTGTTATCAGTGCCTCACATAATCCTTATGATGATAATGGTATTAAATTTTTTTCGTATGCGGGAACTAAATTACCCGATAGCATTGAATGTGCTATTGAAGCACAACTCGACAACCCTCTCACTACCGTTGAACCGGCCAAATTAGGTAGAGCACATCGCATAGAAGATGCAAAATCCCGCTACGTTAACTTTTGTAAATCAACCTTACCAAAAAATACTAGATTCAATTCGTTCAAGATTGTGTTGGATTGCGCGAATGGTGCTACCTATCATATCGCGCCAGCCTTATTTTCTGAGTTAGGTGCTGATATAACCGTTTTAGGTGTAACCCCAAACGGATTGAATATTAATATGGATTGTGGTTCTACTCACCTAGGTATGTTACAAAAAACTGTCTTAGAAAAAAAAGCAGATATAGGCATTGCATTTGATGGCGATGGCGATCGGGTATTAATGGTAGACCATTGTGGCGAAATAGTGGATGGCGATGAACTACTCTTTCTACTTGCTCAGCATGGCGTTCACAGCAATACGGTTCAAGGCGGTATTGTAGGCACAGCGATGAGTAACCTAGGTTTAGAACAAGCGTTACAAAAATTAGGTCTCGCTTTTGTTCGTGCGCCCGTGGGTGACCGTTATGTTAATGAACATTTACAAGCAACGGGTTGGCAGTTGGGTGGAGAAGCATCGGGTCATATTATCTCTCGAAACCTGATAAAAACAGGTGATGGCATTATTATTGCTTTGCAAATATTAGTAGCACTTCAAGCAGCAAAACAATCACTTCACGCCGCTAAAAAAGGCATGCAAAAATTTCCGCAAAAATTAATCAACATCCCAGTAAAAAAACCCTTATTAACTGCTGAATCTGCTACGGTAAAAAAAGCCGTCGCAGAAGCAGAGAATAAGTTATCCACTCGAGGACGTGTTCTTTTACGTCCATCAGGCACAGAACCAGTTGTTCGTATCATGGTAGAAGGCGAAGATGCTCAACAAGTCCAAGGCATTGCGGAACAATTAGCTGAAATCGTTAAAACAGCATGA
- the glmS gene encoding glutamine--fructose-6-phosphate transaminase (isomerizing), with protein sequence MCGIVAATAQRNVVPILIEGLKRLEYRGYDSAGIALLDSHQQLQRRRTVGKVESLEKAITPEALSGKIGIAHTRWATHGKPSKANAHPHMSGSDIALVHNGIIENYLSLRQDLKKAGYQFESETDTEIIAHLLDQQLKKTKDFLSAVLQTIQRLEGAFALVFLYRQVPDSLIAVRKGSPLVVGLGKGENFIASDHLALLPVTQQFIYLQEGDIAQISSDKLTFYDSKGQMVQRSPYQSSLQHDVTDKGKYSHFMEKEIFEQPEAVSAALEGRISQSQVLDGMCGFQAVDKLSSIRRVQIVACGTSYHAGLIARYWLESWVGLPCQVEIASEFRYHPTLVEPDTLFITLSQSGETADTLEALRQAKTKNYAATLTICNAPESAMVHESDFVLLTRAGPEIGVASTKAFTTQLTVLLLLTALLGRHHGWDKKREQEWVSQLRTLPKLLEETLTLEAPIKQLAKLFINKPHTLFIARGVYFPVALEGALKLKELSYIHAEAYPAGELKHGPLALVDSDMPVIALLPSNALIDKLKSTIQEVRARGGEVILFVQDPLEKEKAEGCETIVLPKTKGDVIGPLIFTIPLQLLAYHVAVLKGTDVDQPRNLAKSVTVE encoded by the coding sequence ATGTGTGGGATCGTAGCAGCTACAGCACAACGGAATGTGGTACCTATCCTTATCGAGGGTTTAAAACGGCTCGAATATCGAGGCTATGATTCAGCTGGTATTGCACTACTTGATTCCCATCAGCAACTACAGCGCCGTCGTACTGTAGGTAAAGTAGAGAGCTTAGAAAAAGCAATAACACCGGAAGCCTTATCAGGAAAGATCGGTATTGCGCATACACGTTGGGCTACCCATGGTAAGCCTAGCAAAGCGAATGCACACCCTCATATGTCAGGCTCCGATATTGCATTGGTTCATAATGGCATTATTGAAAACTATTTATCCTTACGTCAGGATTTAAAAAAAGCGGGCTATCAGTTTGAATCAGAAACAGATACTGAGATTATTGCCCATTTATTGGATCAACAGCTTAAAAAAACTAAGGATTTTTTATCCGCTGTTCTGCAAACAATACAGCGATTAGAAGGCGCTTTTGCGCTGGTTTTTCTCTATAGACAAGTACCCGACAGCTTGATTGCTGTGCGTAAAGGGAGTCCTTTAGTCGTTGGTCTAGGGAAGGGTGAAAATTTTATTGCTTCTGATCATTTAGCCTTACTACCTGTTACACAGCAATTTATTTATTTACAGGAAGGGGATATCGCACAGATTTCTTCTGATAAGCTGACATTTTATGACAGTAAAGGTCAAATGGTGCAGCGCTCGCCTTATCAATCAAGTTTACAGCATGATGTGACAGATAAAGGTAAATATAGCCATTTCATGGAAAAGGAGATTTTTGAACAGCCTGAAGCGGTCAGTGCTGCGTTAGAAGGGCGAATTTCTCAAAGTCAGGTTTTAGATGGAATGTGTGGTTTTCAGGCAGTTGATAAACTTAGCAGTATTCGTCGAGTACAAATAGTAGCTTGCGGTACCAGTTATCATGCAGGTTTGATTGCAAGGTATTGGCTAGAAAGTTGGGTAGGACTTCCCTGCCAAGTTGAGATTGCAAGCGAGTTTCGTTATCACCCGACCTTAGTTGAGCCAGATACTTTATTTATTACCTTGTCACAATCAGGAGAAACGGCGGATACCTTGGAAGCATTGCGACAAGCAAAAACTAAAAACTATGCGGCAACATTAACGATTTGTAATGCGCCTGAAAGTGCGATGGTACATGAATCTGATTTTGTACTATTGACACGAGCAGGACCCGAAATTGGAGTTGCTTCTACAAAGGCTTTTACGACACAACTGACTGTTTTGCTTTTACTAACAGCACTGTTGGGGCGGCACCATGGTTGGGATAAAAAGCGAGAACAAGAATGGGTTTCACAATTACGTACATTACCCAAGCTTCTAGAAGAGACTTTAACCTTAGAGGCACCCATTAAACAACTGGCTAAACTATTTATAAATAAACCACACACCTTATTTATTGCGCGCGGTGTTTATTTCCCCGTTGCTTTAGAGGGTGCACTTAAGCTAAAAGAACTCTCTTATATCCATGCAGAGGCTTATCCAGCAGGCGAACTGAAACATGGGCCGCTTGCTTTAGTAGACAGCGATATGCCAGTTATCGCATTGTTACCGTCCAATGCTTTAATTGATAAATTAAAATCGACTATTCAAGAAGTACGTGCGCGGGGCGGAGAAGTTATTTTATTTGTGCAAGATCCTTTAGAAAAAGAAAAAGCGGAGGGTTGTGAAACGATTGTATTACCAAAGACAAAGGGTGATGTCATTGGTCCGTTAATTTTTACTATCCCATTACAGCTATTAGCTTATCACGTGGCTGTTCTAAAAGGGACCGACGTCGATCAACCGCGTAATCTTGCAAAGTCAGTTACTGTGGAATAA
- a CDS encoding ComF family protein, giving the protein MKFQQRLLYATILGNLLAEQIRLSYQKEHFPHLIIPVPLHKKRLRQRGFNQVMEIARSINKKLNISQVSRYAPEEFRPSCPRNSFA; this is encoded by the coding sequence TTGAAATTCCAACAACGCTTACTCTATGCAACAATTTTAGGAAATTTACTAGCCGAACAGATCCGTTTAAGCTATCAAAAAGAGCACTTTCCACACTTAATTATCCCTGTTCCCTTACACAAAAAACGTCTTCGTCAAAGGGGGTTTAATCAAGTCATGGAAATTGCGAGATCCATCAATAAAAAATTAAATATTTCTCAAGTGAGTCGCTATGCTCCCGAAGAATTTCGGCCATCGTGTCCCCGAAATTCGTTCGCATGA
- a CDS encoding ComF family protein — MLSQCFPVSSIDYKSCLRVRNTLAQSELPANQRRTNVKNAFALQIHKNLLNQHIALLDDVMTTGHTLTELSRILYDAGVKRIDVWCCARTYLDSF, encoded by the coding sequence TTGCTTTCACAATGCTTTCCTGTCTCATCGATCGATTATAAAAGCTGTCTGCGCGTACGTAATACGCTGGCACAAAGTGAATTACCTGCTAACCAACGCCGTACTAACGTAAAAAATGCGTTTGCACTACAAATACACAAAAACCTATTAAACCAACATATTGCGTTGCTCGATGATGTGATGACCACAGGTCACACGCTCACCGAGCTAAGTCGCATTTTATATGATGCAGGTGTAAAAAGAATAGATGTATGGTGTTGTGCACGCACTTATTTAGACAGTTTTTAA
- a CDS encoding RNA recognition motif domain-containing protein, with protein sequence MNKRLYVGGLSYSVDDDSLRALFEPHGEVKFVKVIRDFHSGRSKGFGFVEMNTPEEAKSAIDALNGSVHEGRSITVSEANPPDSSGGGNRGGGARAGGGGGGSGGGYQRRRSGGGMGGSGGGNGGGHRHREREEY encoded by the coding sequence GTGAATAAAAGATTGTATGTAGGTGGTTTAAGCTATAGCGTCGATGACGATAGCTTAAGAGCGCTTTTTGAACCACACGGTGAAGTAAAGTTTGTTAAGGTCATTCGGGACTTCCATAGCGGACGTAGTAAAGGCTTTGGTTTTGTTGAGATGAATACGCCGGAAGAGGCAAAAAGTGCCATTGATGCTTTAAATGGCAGCGTGCATGAAGGACGTTCAATTACTGTTTCAGAAGCAAACCCACCTGATTCCAGTGGCGGCGGCAATCGTGGCGGCGGCGCTCGCGCAGGCGGCGGCGGCGGCGGTTCAGGCGGCGGCTACCAACGACGTCGTTCAGGCGGCGGTATGGGTGGTTCAGGCGGCGGAAATGGCGGCGGTCATCGTCACCGGGAACGCGAAGAGTATTAA
- a CDS encoding Dps family protein: MKETLNIGLTETKRKKTADGLIKLLANNYVLYLKTHNFHWNVVGPMFQPLHSLFEAQYIDLWNAADKIAERIRALDFFVPASYEDFAKLSKIKESVGARSVKAKLMISQLVGDHEIIVRLARELLPQIEETEDQVTVDLLSERMEVHEKNAWMLRSFLE, encoded by the coding sequence ATGAAAGAAACGCTCAATATCGGACTTACTGAGACAAAAAGGAAAAAAACCGCCGATGGGCTAATCAAATTATTGGCTAATAATTATGTGTTGTATTTAAAAACACATAACTTTCATTGGAACGTAGTAGGGCCTATGTTTCAACCATTACATAGCTTATTTGAAGCGCAATACATAGACCTTTGGAATGCTGCCGATAAAATCGCTGAACGTATACGTGCACTCGATTTTTTTGTACCCGCAAGTTATGAGGATTTTGCCAAATTAAGTAAGATTAAAGAATCCGTTGGGGCGCGATCCGTAAAGGCCAAGTTAATGATCAGTCAGCTGGTGGGTGACCACGAAATTATTGTTCGCCTTGCACGCGAATTATTACCCCAGATAGAAGAAACAGAAGACCAAGTGACCGTCGATTTGCTTTCCGAACGTATGGAAGTCCATGAGAAGAATGCTTGGATGCTACGCAGCTTTTTGGAGTAG